Proteins from a genomic interval of Medicago truncatula cultivar Jemalong A17 chromosome 3, MtrunA17r5.0-ANR, whole genome shotgun sequence:
- the LOC11411361 gene encoding probable sugar phosphate/phosphate translocator At3g11320 isoform X2: MKGASTRFFTIGLVAAWYSSNIGVLLLNKYLLSNYGFKYPIFLTMCHMTACSLFSYVAIAWMKIVPMQTIRSRVQFFKISALSLIFCVSVVFGNISLRYLPVSFNQAIGATTPFFTAIFAYIMTFKREACLTYLTLVPVVTGVVIASGGEPSFHLFGFIVCVAATAARALKSVLQGILLSSEGEKLNSMNLLLYMAPMAVVFLLPATLIMEENVVGITFALARDDTKIIWYLLFNSALAYFVNLTNFLVTKHTSALTLQVLGNAKGAVAVVVSILIFRNPVSVTGMMGYGLTVFGVILYSEAKKRTKG, from the exons ATGAAGGGTGCTTCAACACGTTTCTTCACAATAGGTCTTGTAGCAGCATGGTATTCATCCAACATTGGTGTTCTTCTATTGAACAAGTATTTGTTAAGCAACTATGGTTTCAAGTATCCTATTTTTCTCACCATGTGTCATATGACAGCGTGTTCTTTGTTTAGCTATGTTGCTATAGCATGGATGAAGATTGTTCCTATGCAAACTATTCGATCCAGGGTTCAATTCTTTAAGATCTCTGCTTTGAGTTTGATTTTCTGTGTTTCTGTTGTGTTTGGGAATATTTCGCTTCGATATCTTCCTGTGTCGTTTAATCAGGCTATTGGCGCGACTACGCCTTTCTTTACTgccatttttgcttatattatgacCTTTAAGAGGGAGGCTTGTCTCACTTATCTTACCCTTGTTCCTGTTGTTACTGGTGTTGTTATTGCTAGTGGG GGTGAACCAAGTTTCCATTTATTTGGATTCATTGTATGTGTTGCGGCTACGGCTGCAAGAGCCCTAAAATCAGTGCTACAAGGAATTTTGCTTTCTTCTGAAGG AGAGAAGCTGAATTCAATGAATCTCCTCCTTTACATGGCTCCAATGGCAGTGGTTTTCCTTCTTCCCGCCACACTTATAATGGAAGAAAATGTGGTTGGAATCACGTTTGCTCTTGCTAGAGACGATACCAAGATAATTTGGTATCTGCTATTTAACTCGGCTCTTGCCTATTTTGTCAACCTGACCAATTTTTTGGTCACGAAACATACCAGTGCTCTGACCCTTCAG GTGCTAGGGAATGCTAAAGGAGCTGTAGCTGTAGTAGTTTCAATCTTAATATTTAGAAACCCAGTTTCAGTTACTGGAATGATGGGTTATGGACTCACAGTCTTCGGAGTAATACTCTACAGCGAAGCCAAAAAGCGAACAAAGGGATAA
- the LOC11411361 gene encoding probable sugar phosphate/phosphate translocator At3g11320 isoform X1, translating into MAQITLISPATGIAITGRRKKLGEISARYKLSSLSPHVNWNIQRHIPWVDLTTSSNYYSYGKNNTRAVVNVNVSEGGAISLPHGHGWPLEKVSEDQKGSKTMKGASTRFFTIGLVAAWYSSNIGVLLLNKYLLSNYGFKYPIFLTMCHMTACSLFSYVAIAWMKIVPMQTIRSRVQFFKISALSLIFCVSVVFGNISLRYLPVSFNQAIGATTPFFTAIFAYIMTFKREACLTYLTLVPVVTGVVIASGGEPSFHLFGFIVCVAATAARALKSVLQGILLSSEGEKLNSMNLLLYMAPMAVVFLLPATLIMEENVVGITFALARDDTKIIWYLLFNSALAYFVNLTNFLVTKHTSALTLQVLGNAKGAVAVVVSILIFRNPVSVTGMMGYGLTVFGVILYSEAKKRTKG; encoded by the exons ATGGCTCAAATTACTCTTATTTCTCCAGCAACTGGCATAGCTATTACTG GTAGGAGGAAGAAACTTGGTGAAATATCTGCAAGGTACAAATTGAGCTCACTATCACCACATGTTAATTGGAATATTCAAAGGCATATTCCATGGGTTGATTTGACTACTTCATCAAATTATTATTCATATGGTAAAAATAATACAAGGGCCGTAGTGAATGTGAATGTTTCTGAAGGAGGTGCCATCTCTCTCCCTCATGGTCATGGCTGGCCACTTGAAAAG GTTTCTGAAGATCAAAAAGGTTCTAAAACAATGAAGGGTGCTTCAACACGTTTCTTCACAATAGGTCTTGTAGCAGCATGGTATTCATCCAACATTGGTGTTCTTCTATTGAACAAGTATTTGTTAAGCAACTATGGTTTCAAGTATCCTATTTTTCTCACCATGTGTCATATGACAGCGTGTTCTTTGTTTAGCTATGTTGCTATAGCATGGATGAAGATTGTTCCTATGCAAACTATTCGATCCAGGGTTCAATTCTTTAAGATCTCTGCTTTGAGTTTGATTTTCTGTGTTTCTGTTGTGTTTGGGAATATTTCGCTTCGATATCTTCCTGTGTCGTTTAATCAGGCTATTGGCGCGACTACGCCTTTCTTTACTgccatttttgcttatattatgacCTTTAAGAGGGAGGCTTGTCTCACTTATCTTACCCTTGTTCCTGTTGTTACTGGTGTTGTTATTGCTAGTGGG GGTGAACCAAGTTTCCATTTATTTGGATTCATTGTATGTGTTGCGGCTACGGCTGCAAGAGCCCTAAAATCAGTGCTACAAGGAATTTTGCTTTCTTCTGAAGG AGAGAAGCTGAATTCAATGAATCTCCTCCTTTACATGGCTCCAATGGCAGTGGTTTTCCTTCTTCCCGCCACACTTATAATGGAAGAAAATGTGGTTGGAATCACGTTTGCTCTTGCTAGAGACGATACCAAGATAATTTGGTATCTGCTATTTAACTCGGCTCTTGCCTATTTTGTCAACCTGACCAATTTTTTGGTCACGAAACATACCAGTGCTCTGACCCTTCAG GTGCTAGGGAATGCTAAAGGAGCTGTAGCTGTAGTAGTTTCAATCTTAATATTTAGAAACCCAGTTTCAGTTACTGGAATGATGGGTTATGGACTCACAGTCTTCGGAGTAATACTCTACAGCGAAGCCAAAAAGCGAACAAAGGGATAA
- the LOC11411359 gene encoding proline transporter 1: MGKGGGDPNKIHDDGVEIPETAHQISTDSWFQVAFVLTTGVNSAYVLGYSGTIMVPLGWVGGVVGLVLAAAISLYANALIAMLHEYGGTRHIRYRDLAGYIYGKKAYSITWTLQYINLFMINTGYIILAGSALKAAYTVFRDDGVLKLPYCIAIAGIVCAMFAICIPHLSALGVWLGVSTVFTFVYIVIALVLSIKDGMNSPARDYAVPEHGVTKIFTTIGASASLVFAYNTGMLPEIQATIKQPVVKNMMKSLWFQFTIGLVPMYMVTFAGYWAYGNKTETYLLNSVNGPAWVKALANITAFLQSVIALHIFASPMYEYLDTRFGISGEAMKAKNLSFRVGVRGGYLAFNTFIAALLPFLGDFESLTGAISTFPLTFILANHMYYKAKKNKLSISQKGGLWANIVFFSLMSIAATVAAIRLIAVDSKTYSLFADI, translated from the exons ATGGGCAAAGGAGGAGGTGATCCTAACAAGATTCATGACGATGGTGTTGAAATCCCAGAAACTGCTCATCAAATTAGCACTG ATTCATGGTTTCAAGTGGCATTTGTTCTCACTACTGGAGTCAACAGTGCCTATGTGCTTGGATACTCAGGGACCATTATGGTTCCACTGGGATGGGTAGGAGGTGTAGTTGGTCTTGTTCTTGCTGCGGCGATTTCACTCTATGCTAATGCTCTCATTGCTATGCTCCATGAATATGGAGGGACAAGACACATTAGATACAGAGATCTTGCTGGATATATATACG gCAAAAAGGCATATTCTATCACTTGGACTCTGCAGTATATCAATCTTTTCATGATAAATACTGGTTACATCATTTTAGCTGGTTCAGCCTTGAAG GCTGCTTATACCGTGTTTCGAGATGATGGTGTACTGAAGCTTCCGTATTGTATTGCTATAGCTGGAATTGTGTGTGCAATGTTTGCCATTTGCATTCCTCATCTTTCAGCTCTTGGAGTTTGGTTGGGAGTTTCAACAGTCTTCACCTTTGTTTACATTGTCATAGCATTGGTGCTATCAATTAAAGATG GAATGAATTCACCTGCTCGAGATTACGCTGTTCCAGAACATGGTGTAACTAAAATATTCACAACAATTGGGGCGTCTGCTAGTCTAGTGTTCGCATACAATACCGGCATGCTTCCTGAGATACAG GCCACAATTAAGCAACCAGTTGTCAAGAACATGATGAAATCCCTGTGGTTTCAGTTTACCATTGGACTTGTACCAATGTACATGGTTACCTTTGCAGGATACTGGGCTTATGGAAATAAGACAGAAACCTATTTGCTGAATAGTGTGAACGGTCCAGCTTGGGTGAAAGCTTTGGCCAATATTACAGCCTTCCTTCAATCAGTCATTGCATTACAT ATATTTGCAAGTCCGATGTATGAGTATTTGGATACTAGATTCGGGATCAGTGGAGAAGCAATGAAAGCTAAGAACTTGTCATTTAGAGTCGGAGTAAGAGGTGGTTACCTGGCCTTCAACACATTCATAGCTGCTCTTCTGCCATTCCTTGGAGATTTCGAGAGCCTCACAGGAGCGATCAGCACGTTTCCGCTTACATTTATTCTTGCAAACCATATGTACTATAAGGCGAAGAAGAACAAACTATCAATTTCACAGAAGGGCGGCCTCTGGGCCAACATTGTTTTCTTTAGCCTCATGTCTATTGCTGCAACTGTTGCGGCAATACGGCTCATTGCAGTAGACTCCAAAACATACAGTCTATTTGCAGATATTTGA
- the LOC11408197 gene encoding uncharacterized protein At2g39910 has product MSESSSSSSSTLQETLLRLSNSITSSLAATSYTPPKTATISVKAFLEPLLTPTNSIKDFALACALLSSSTLINSELLSWIPNHLSSLASASFFELSQIYLTVFNNRNTEKVAELGLDCDLVPPEKRLLIELFPELVPILKERIKESSFDKSDEFDEFSAASARVPVGFAILAAYQFRWFVTQVDYPHLGKLCGWVIPCALTAVDHWSPEVKGQGMVSFAHLGKNVDAAELGGFEDVILDACCQNIAADDEVWDCVVEASITLMSLTQKSNPRSPWFEKMLNEMLSHLERQPRNKERRIAWLKSVDSLLNGVGLVLLAHFRRIFPLFFQWMHADDDDTIILVLKCTYVVLRLTWIRNSPYVARLVDKLALVYKEAALRKAREEIRANITQILVLLQESKGQHFNLAWDKHQTDPDLTNLNLSLSGNYKCNLDSLPSENSTQSSGIVQT; this is encoded by the exons AtgtcagaatcatcatcatcatcatcttccacTCTCCAAGAAACTCTCCTCCGGTTATCAAACTCAATCACATCCTCTCTCGCCGCAACATCATACACTCCTCCCAAAACCGCCACCATCTCCGTCAAAGCATTTCTCGAACCACTCCTCACACCAACAAATTCCATCAAAGACTTCGCTCTAGCATGCGCTCTTCTCTCATCCTCCACCCTCATCAACTCCGAGCTTCTCTCATGGATCCCCAATCACCTCTCCTCTCTCGCATCTGCTTCCTTTTTCGAACTAtcccaaatttatttaacagTTTTCAATAATAGAAACACCGAAAAGGTTGCTGAATTGGGTTTGGATTGTGACTTGGTTCCTCCAGAGAAGAGGTTGCTGATTGAATTGTTTCCTGAACTGGTTCCTATTTTGAAGGAGAGGATTAAGGAGAGTTCTTTTGATAAGTCTGATGAGTTTGATGAGTTTTCTGCTGCGTCGGCTAGAGTTCCGGTTGGGTTCGCGATTCTTGCTGCTTATCAGTTTAGATGGTTTGTTACTCAG GTTGATTATCCTCATTTGGGGAAATTGTGTGGGTGGGTGATTCCTTGTGCATTGACTGCTGTTGATCATTGGTCGCCAGAGGTGAAG GGACAGGGCATGGTTAGCTTTGCGCATCTTGGGAAAAATGTGGATGCTGCTGAGCTTGGTGGGTTTGAGGATGTGATACTTGATGCCTGTTGCCAGAATATTGCTGCCGATGATGAAGTATGGGATTGTGTAGTTGAGGCATCAATAACTCTCATGTCTCTTACGCAGAAAAGTAATCCGCGCAGTCCGTG GTTTGAAAAGATGTTGAATGAGATGTTAAGTCACTTGGAGCGTCAGCCAAGAAACAAAGAGCGCCGCATTGCATGGCTTAAATCTGTTGATTCACTACTTAATGGAGTTGGTCTTGTGCTTTTAGCTCACTTCAGGCGcatttttccattattttttcagTGGATGCATGCAGATGATGATGACACTATTATTTTG GTTCTGAAGTGTACTTATGTAGTTTTGAGACTGACATGGATTAGGAACTCACCTTACGTTGCAAG GTTGGTAGATAAACTTGCTCTTGTGTATAAGGAGGCAGCATTGAGAAAAGCCCGGGAAGAGATTAGAGCAAATATAACTCAGATACTGGTTCTACTTCAAGA AAGCAAAGGCCAGCATTTTAACTTAGCTTGGGACAAGCATCAAACCGATCCAGATTTGACCAATCTTAATCTATCTTTAAGTGGAAATTACAAGTGTAATCTTGATTCCCTGCCTTCAGAAAATAGTACGCAGAGTTCTGGAATCGTTCAAACATGA